One window of Candidatus Mycobacterium wuenschmannii genomic DNA carries:
- a CDS encoding sensor histidine kinase, giving the protein MSTLGDLLAEHTVLPGSAVDHLHAVVGEWQLLADLSFADYLMWVRREDDSLVCVAQCRPNTAPTVLLRDAVGTVVDADRMPPIAAAFESGAIRLESDAGQQYSWQQTGVDIEAVPVRYGDAVVAVLTHQTAANDTPKSSQLETAYLACAADLLQMLSEGTFPNVGDLAMSRSSPRVGDGFIRLDVGGVVSYASPNALSAYHRMGLTPELEGHNLIAITRPLISDPFEAHELAEHVLNSLRGGASMRIEVDAGGAAVLLRTLPLMLNGAAAGAAVLVRDVTEIKRRDRALMSKDATIREIHHRVKNNLQTVAALLRLQARRTTNAEGREALIESVRRVSSIALVHDALSMSVDEEVNLDEVIDRILPIMNDVATVDTPIRINRDGMLGVLDSDRATALVMVITELVQNAIEHAFDQATCESAARGGSVTIRAERSARWLDVIVHDNGRGLPDGFSVEQSDRLGLQIVRTLVSAELDGTLTMENAHEGGTDVVLRVPIGRRARATH; this is encoded by the coding sequence ATGTCCACTCTCGGTGACCTGCTCGCCGAACACACCGTTCTGCCGGGCAGCGCCGTCGACCACCTGCACGCCGTGGTGGGCGAGTGGCAGCTGCTCGCCGACCTCTCATTCGCCGACTATCTGATGTGGGTCCGCCGCGAGGACGATTCGCTGGTCTGCGTCGCGCAGTGCCGGCCGAACACCGCGCCCACCGTGCTGCTGCGTGACGCGGTCGGAACCGTCGTCGACGCCGACCGCATGCCGCCGATCGCGGCGGCGTTCGAGTCAGGCGCCATCCGCCTGGAAAGTGATGCGGGCCAACAGTATTCGTGGCAGCAGACCGGCGTGGACATTGAGGCGGTGCCGGTGCGCTACGGCGATGCGGTGGTCGCGGTGCTGACCCACCAGACCGCGGCCAACGACACCCCGAAGTCGAGTCAGTTGGAGACCGCATACCTCGCCTGCGCGGCCGACCTGCTGCAGATGCTGTCGGAGGGCACCTTCCCCAACGTCGGCGATCTCGCGATGTCCCGTTCGAGTCCGCGCGTCGGTGACGGCTTCATTCGTCTCGACGTCGGTGGCGTGGTGTCCTACGCCAGTCCCAACGCGCTGTCGGCCTACCACCGGATGGGTCTGACGCCAGAGTTGGAGGGACACAACCTGATTGCCATCACCCGGCCACTGATCTCCGATCCGTTCGAGGCTCACGAACTCGCGGAACACGTGCTCAACTCGCTGCGCGGCGGGGCCAGCATGCGGATCGAGGTCGACGCCGGCGGCGCGGCGGTGCTGCTGCGGACGCTGCCGCTGATGCTCAACGGCGCGGCCGCCGGCGCCGCGGTGCTGGTTCGCGACGTCACCGAGATCAAACGCCGCGACCGGGCGCTGATGTCCAAGGACGCGACCATCCGGGAGATCCACCACCGGGTGAAGAACAACCTGCAGACGGTCGCGGCCCTGCTGCGGCTGCAGGCGCGCCGGACGACCAACGCCGAGGGGCGCGAAGCGCTGATCGAATCGGTGCGACGGGTGTCGTCGATCGCGTTGGTGCACGACGCACTGTCGATGTCGGTGGACGAGGAGGTCAACCTCGACGAGGTGATCGACCGGATCCTGCCGATCATGAACGACGTGGCCACGGTCGACACCCCGATCCGGATCAACCGGGACGGCATGCTGGGCGTCTTGGACTCCGACCGCGCTACCGCGCTGGTCATGGTGATCACCGAACTCGTCCAGAACGCGATCGAGCACGCCTTCGACCAGGCCACCTGCGAATCCGCGGCGCGCGGCGGGTCCGTGACGATTCGCGCCGAACGGTCGGCCCGCTGGCTCGATGTGATCGTGCACGACAACGGCCGTGGACTGCCGGACGGCTTCAGCGTCGAGCAGTCCGATCGGCTCGGCCTGCAGATCGTCCGGACGCTGGTCTCCGCGGAACTCGACGGCACCCTGACCATGGAAAACGCCCACGAGGGCGGCACCGACGTAGTGCTGCGCGTGCCGATCGGCCGCCGGGCGCGGGCCACGCATTAG
- the whiB1 gene encoding transcriptional regulator WhiB1: protein MDWRHTAVCRDEDPELFFPVGNSGPALAQIADAKLVCNRCSVTTECLSWALSTGQDSGVWGGMSEDERRALKRRNARTKARTGV from the coding sequence ATGGATTGGCGCCACACAGCGGTCTGTCGCGACGAGGACCCGGAGCTGTTCTTCCCTGTCGGGAACAGCGGACCGGCCCTCGCACAGATCGCCGACGCGAAACTGGTCTGTAACCGCTGCTCGGTAACGACCGAGTGCCTCTCGTGGGCGCTCAGCACCGGCCAGGACTCTGGCGTGTGGGGTGGAATGAGCGAGGACGAGCGACGTGCACTCAAGCGTCGCAACGCTCGGACGAAGGCTCGTACCGGAGTCTGA
- a CDS encoding diacylglycerol/lipid kinase family protein, producing MRAVLIVNPTATSTTTAGRDLLAHALKSRLELTVEHTRHRGHGGEIAQAAVQDGVDLVVVHGGDGTVSNVVNGLLGKPAQQLPTGPIPALAIVPGGSANVTARSLGIPPGPIDATNQLIWLLDKYGPQKQWRRIGLIDCGEQWAVLNAGLGVDAEAVAKVEAQREKGRKVTPTRYILAATRATIAYSRKAPRLTVDFPGREPITGAYFVFVSNSSPWTYADARPMCTNPGTTFESGLGVFGVTKLKVIPSLRLVGQMFAKKPKIAGDQVIRDDNADCVRVTCADPPMPSQIDGDYLGLREAMSFRSVPDALDVVAPPAKRAL from the coding sequence ATGCGCGCCGTGCTCATCGTCAACCCGACCGCGACCTCGACGACCACGGCCGGCCGCGACCTGCTGGCACACGCGCTGAAAAGTCGCCTCGAGCTGACCGTCGAGCACACCCGCCACCGCGGCCACGGCGGAGAGATCGCGCAGGCCGCGGTCCAGGACGGCGTCGACCTCGTCGTCGTGCACGGCGGCGACGGCACGGTGAGCAATGTGGTCAACGGCCTGCTCGGCAAGCCCGCCCAGCAACTGCCCACCGGCCCCATTCCGGCGCTCGCGATCGTCCCCGGCGGTTCGGCCAACGTCACGGCCCGCTCACTCGGCATCCCCCCGGGCCCGATCGACGCCACCAACCAGCTGATCTGGCTGCTCGACAAATACGGCCCGCAGAAGCAGTGGCGGCGTATCGGGCTTATCGACTGCGGCGAGCAATGGGCGGTGCTCAACGCCGGTCTGGGCGTCGACGCCGAGGCGGTGGCCAAGGTGGAGGCTCAGCGGGAGAAGGGCCGCAAGGTCACGCCGACCCGGTACATCCTCGCCGCGACGCGCGCGACCATCGCATATTCACGCAAAGCACCGCGGTTGACGGTCGACTTTCCCGGCCGCGAGCCGATCACCGGCGCCTACTTCGTGTTCGTGTCCAACTCCAGTCCGTGGACCTACGCCGACGCCCGTCCGATGTGCACCAATCCCGGAACCACGTTCGAATCCGGGCTCGGGGTGTTCGGCGTCACCAAGCTGAAGGTCATCCCGAGCCTGCGACTGGTCGGCCAGATGTTCGCCAAGAAGCCGAAAATTGCCGGTGATCAGGTCATTCGCGACGACAACGCGGATTGCGTGCGGGTCACGTGCGCCGATCCGCCCATGCCGAGCCAAATCGACGGCGACTACCTCGGATTGCGCGAAGCAATGTCATTTCGCTCGGTTCCCGACGCCCTGGATGTGGTCGCCCCGCCCGCAAAAAGGGCTCTCTGA
- a CDS encoding GNAT family N-acetyltransferase: protein MSVRIRRAEPGDAADITAMIHDLAIFERAPEQCTVVESQISSALFGPEPTLRAHVAEVDGQVAAMALWFLNFSTWDGVAGIYLEDLFVRPEFRRLGLARGLLTALARECVDNHYTRLAWAVLNWNSDAISLYDSVGGQPQSEWTTYRVSGSALSELAGPS from the coding sequence ATGAGCGTGCGCATCCGACGGGCCGAACCCGGCGACGCCGCCGACATCACCGCGATGATCCACGACCTGGCGATATTCGAGCGCGCCCCCGAGCAGTGCACCGTCGTCGAAAGTCAAATCAGCTCAGCGCTTTTCGGCCCTGAACCGACGCTTCGGGCGCACGTCGCCGAGGTCGACGGCCAGGTCGCGGCGATGGCGCTGTGGTTCCTGAACTTCTCCACCTGGGACGGCGTAGCGGGCATCTACCTGGAAGACCTGTTCGTGCGTCCGGAGTTCCGCCGGCTGGGGTTGGCCCGCGGGCTACTGACCGCGCTCGCGCGGGAATGCGTCGACAACCACTACACCCGGCTGGCCTGGGCGGTGCTGAACTGGAACAGCGACGCGATCTCGCTGTACGACTCGGTCGGCGGCCAGCCGCAGAGTGAGTGGACCACCTACCGGGTCTCGGGATCGGCACTGTCGGAGCTGGCCGGGCCGTCGTAG
- a CDS encoding isochorismate synthase, with protein MTAEPPFVVCGPSGALIADGVLAGYRDVADAQSALRSGEASIVMGALPFDVDGPTALMAPRSVQRVAALPDWPTGPMPAVRVSGMLPAPEEHRARVRRACDELAAADSPLQKVVLARALRLTADAPLDARILLRRLVDNDPAAYGYLVDLSAAGGDYAGRALVGASPELLVARDGDRVTCQPFAGSAPRHADPDLDAAAGAALAESAKDRHEHQLVIDTMAAALRPLCSELTTAAEPALSRTAALWHLSTPVVGTLRDTSTTAMDLALAVHPTPAVGGVPTEAAVELIGELEGDRGFYAGAVGWCDANGDGRWVVTLRGAQLAADRRGALAHAGGGIVAESDPDGEVAETTTKFITILTALGVRP; from the coding sequence ATGACGGCTGAGCCGCCGTTCGTGGTGTGCGGACCGTCCGGCGCGCTGATCGCCGACGGTGTGCTGGCCGGCTATCGTGACGTGGCCGACGCGCAGTCCGCGCTGCGCTCTGGCGAGGCATCAATTGTGATGGGCGCGTTGCCATTTGACGTCGACGGGCCGACCGCCCTGATGGCGCCGCGTTCGGTGCAGCGGGTCGCAGCATTGCCGGATTGGCCGACCGGGCCGATGCCGGCGGTACGGGTATCTGGCATGCTGCCCGCACCCGAGGAGCATCGCGCGCGCGTTCGGCGGGCCTGTGACGAGTTGGCCGCCGCAGACAGCCCACTGCAGAAGGTGGTGCTGGCCCGCGCGCTGCGGCTGACCGCCGACGCCCCGCTGGACGCCCGAATCCTGTTGCGCCGCTTGGTCGACAATGACCCGGCCGCCTATGGCTACCTCGTCGACCTGTCGGCCGCCGGCGGTGACTATGCGGGCAGGGCGCTGGTCGGCGCCAGCCCCGAACTGCTCGTGGCCCGCGACGGCGATCGGGTGACCTGCCAGCCGTTTGCCGGGTCGGCGCCGCGGCATGCCGATCCCGACCTCGACGCGGCCGCGGGCGCCGCGCTCGCCGAGTCGGCGAAGGACCGTCACGAGCATCAGCTGGTGATCGACACTATGGCGGCGGCGCTGCGACCGCTGTGCAGCGAGCTGACGACCGCGGCGGAACCGGCGTTGAGCCGCACCGCGGCGCTGTGGCATCTCAGCACCCCGGTCGTCGGCACCCTGCGCGATACCTCCACCACCGCAATGGATTTGGCGCTGGCGGTGCACCCGACTCCCGCCGTCGGCGGGGTACCTACCGAGGCGGCCGTCGAACTGATCGGGGAACTCGAGGGCGATCGCGGCTTCTACGCCGGCGCGGTCGGCTGGTGCGACGCCAACGGCGACGGGCGCTGGGTGGTGACCCTGCGCGGCGCGCAACTGGCCGCCGACCGGCGCGGCGCGCTGGCACACGCCGGCGGCGGCATCGTCGCAGAATCCGACCCCGACGGCGAAGTCGCCGAGACCACCACCAAATTCATCACAATCCTGACGGCGCTGGGAGTCCGACCATGA
- a CDS encoding acid phosphatase: MGVRNHRLVLLRHGETEWSLSGQHTGSTELDLTDNGRAQAAAAAPVLADLHLDNPKVISSPRHRAVATAELAGMTVDEKSDLLTEWDYGSYEGLTSDEIHETQPDWSIWTHGAPGGESVAQVSARADAAVAWALELMASRDVVFVGHGHFSRAVITRWVELPLSEGSRFGMGPASVAVGGFEHGIRQISALGLPRPDDG; this comes from the coding sequence ATGGGCGTCCGGAACCACCGCTTGGTGTTGCTGCGCCACGGCGAGACCGAGTGGTCGCTGTCCGGCCAGCACACCGGGTCCACCGAACTCGACCTCACCGACAACGGGCGCGCCCAAGCCGCTGCCGCCGCCCCCGTGCTCGCCGACCTGCATCTAGACAATCCGAAGGTGATCAGCAGCCCGCGCCATCGTGCCGTGGCGACCGCCGAACTCGCCGGGATGACCGTCGACGAGAAATCCGACCTGCTCACCGAATGGGACTACGGCTCCTACGAAGGCCTGACGAGCGACGAGATCCACGAGACCCAACCCGACTGGTCGATCTGGACGCACGGCGCGCCCGGCGGTGAATCGGTGGCGCAGGTCAGCGCGCGCGCCGACGCGGCGGTCGCCTGGGCGTTGGAGCTGATGGCCTCGCGCGACGTGGTTTTCGTCGGGCACGGCCACTTCTCCCGCGCCGTCATCACCCGCTGGGTGGAGCTGCCGCTGAGCGAGGGCAGCCGCTTCGGCATGGGCCCGGCCTCCGTCGCGGTCGGCGGCTTCGAGCATGGGATACGCCAGATCAGCGCGCTGGGCCTCCCCCGTCCCGATGACGGCTGA